In Anaerolineales bacterium, the following proteins share a genomic window:
- the secY gene encoding preprotein translocase subunit SecY, whose protein sequence is MADKKPSAWRYLWKSEDIRRKLLITLGILLIFRIAANVPAPGVNREALQAFFQSQSAQGGFIGFLNLLSGGTISNFSLLSMGVYPYITAQIILQLLIPIIPSLQKRMEENPREGRQWMEKWTYYLAVPMAMLSAIGQINIFNSLASQPILPFGFTADLWLPSVTTLLVMTAGTMFAIWLGELISEYGIRGQGLSLVIFAGIVSQIPQNIQALLLDEQNRWVLLTAMLVIILLTVVAIVYVQQGRRNVPIMFAQKSQVFYAIQRGRSVRTPQPFLPLMVNLAGMIPLIFASAILQFPAIVASYFLTSETKWISDFATSVTTFFNQTGSGSWGYWTLYFLMVVTFTYFYTTVLFDQQNYGDNLKRQRAQIPGVPEGAATQRYLSRIQSRITLPGALLLGVVAIMPFLLQLIIPAAANNAGLFLVSSSGLLIVVGVVRDTFMNIEAELKLHGYQEKLLIS, encoded by the coding sequence ATGGCTGATAAGAAACCGTCCGCATGGCGGTATTTGTGGAAGTCGGAAGACATTCGCCGGAAATTGCTCATTACGTTGGGCATTCTGTTGATCTTCCGTATTGCTGCGAATGTTCCCGCGCCGGGAGTGAACCGCGAGGCGCTTCAGGCGTTCTTTCAGTCGCAGAGCGCGCAAGGCGGTTTCATCGGTTTTCTGAACCTGCTTTCCGGCGGCACCATTTCCAATTTCTCTTTACTCTCGATGGGCGTGTATCCGTATATTACGGCGCAGATCATTTTGCAATTGTTGATTCCCATTATCCCTTCGCTTCAGAAGCGGATGGAAGAGAATCCGCGCGAGGGTCGCCAGTGGATGGAAAAGTGGACGTATTATCTTGCCGTGCCGATGGCGATGCTTTCCGCGATCGGGCAGATCAATATCTTCAATTCGCTTGCCTCGCAACCGATCCTCCCATTCGGGTTCACTGCGGATCTATGGCTGCCTTCCGTGACTACCTTGCTGGTGATGACCGCTGGGACGATGTTCGCCATTTGGCTCGGCGAATTGATCTCCGAGTACGGCATCCGCGGGCAGGGTCTCTCGTTGGTGATCTTCGCCGGTATCGTTTCGCAAATCCCTCAGAACATTCAGGCGTTGTTGCTAGATGAACAAAACCGCTGGGTGTTGCTGACGGCGATGCTGGTTATCATCCTGTTGACTGTTGTCGCGATCGTGTATGTGCAACAGGGGCGGCGCAACGTGCCGATCATGTTCGCGCAGAAAAGCCAGGTGTTCTACGCCATCCAGCGCGGCAGATCGGTCAGGACACCTCAGCCGTTCCTGCCGTTGATGGTCAACCTCGCGGGCATGATTCCGCTGATCTTTGCCAGCGCGATCTTACAATTCCCTGCCATTGTGGCGAGTTACTTCCTCACCTCCGAAACGAAATGGATCAGCGATTTCGCCACAAGCGTTACCACATTCTTCAACCAAACCGGAAGCGGTTCGTGGGGATACTGGACCTTGTACTTCCTCATGGTGGTAACATTCACCTACTTCTACACCACAGTGCTGTTCGACCAGCAGAACTACGGCGATAACCTCAAACGCCAGCGCGCCCAGATCCCCGGCGTGCCGGAAGGCGCGGCGACCCAGCGCTACTTGAGTCGCATTCAAAGCCGCATCACCCTGCCGGGCGCATTGTTACTGGGCGTAGTGGCGATCATGCCGTTCCTGTTGCAGTTGATCATCCCTGCGGCGGCGAATAACGCCGGGCTGTTCCTCGTTTCCTCCTCGGGTTTGTTGATCGTGGTCGGTGTCGTGCGCGACACGTTCATGAACATCGAAGCCGAGTTAAAATTACACGGTTATCAGGAAAAACTCCTCATCAGTTAA
- the rplO gene encoding 50S ribosomal protein L15, translating to MKLHELTPNPGSKKNRKRVGRGISAGQGKTAGRGTKGEGSRSGSGGKIYRQGGNLPFYRRLPFMRGQGFTPLNRAAYNEVNLDQLSAAFKAEAEVTPETLEQAHLLRDPRNPIVILGRGEMSVGLKVRAHRVSASAKAKIEKAGGSVELIGS from the coding sequence ATGAAACTACATGAGTTAACGCCCAACCCGGGCTCCAAAAAGAATCGTAAACGCGTGGGACGCGGTATTTCTGCCGGTCAGGGTAAGACGGCGGGACGCGGCACCAAAGGCGAAGGCTCGCGCTCCGGTTCCGGCGGCAAGATCTATCGCCAGGGCGGCAACCTGCCTTTTTATCGCCGCTTGCCGTTCATGCGCGGTCAGGGTTTTACTCCGCTCAACCGCGCCGCGTACAACGAAGTGAATCTCGATCAACTCTCCGCGGCGTTCAAAGCCGAGGCTGAGGTAACGCCGGAAACGTTGGAGCAAGCCCACCTGTTGCGTGATCCGAGGAATCCGATTGTGATCCTCGGGCGCGGTGAAATGAGCGTCGGGCTGAAGGTCCGCGCGCATCGCGTCAGCGCGAGCGCCAAAGCCAAGATCGAAAAAGCCGGCGGAAGCGTCGAGTTGATCGGTTCGTAA
- the rpmD gene encoding 50S ribosomal protein L30: MPKSDSKEKTIFVTLVHSPIGYTKDQKATALALGLRKLHQTIEHRDTPAIRGMINKIVHLVQVEEAG, encoded by the coding sequence ATGCCTAAGAGCGACTCAAAGGAAAAGACGATCTTTGTGACGTTGGTGCATAGCCCCATCGGCTATACCAAGGATCAGAAAGCGACGGCGCTCGCGCTCGGACTTCGGAAATTGCATCAGACCATCGAGCATCGCGACACGCCCGCCATCCGCGGCATGATCAATAAGATCGTGCATCTCGTCCAAGTGGAAGAAGCAGGATAG
- the rpsE gene encoding 30S ribosomal protein S5, producing MAEYNKPQQNYEEQDQFEERVIEIARVAKVVKGGRRFQFRVTVVVGDKKGTISMGVGKANAVPDAMRKASTRARKGMKVVNLAGTTIAHEVLGKVGGAKVMLKPASPGTGVIAAGGVRAVLEVAGVRDILTKSQGSANVLNVVQATFDALGQLKSPQEEAARRGKNVNELKPFWERRKQHA from the coding sequence ATGGCAGAATACAATAAACCTCAACAAAATTATGAAGAGCAGGATCAGTTCGAGGAGCGCGTGATCGAAATTGCCCGCGTCGCGAAAGTCGTCAAAGGCGGGCGCCGGTTCCAATTCCGTGTGACTGTTGTGGTCGGCGATAAAAAGGGAACCATTTCGATGGGCGTCGGCAAGGCGAATGCCGTGCCCGATGCGATGCGCAAGGCGTCAACCCGCGCGCGCAAGGGAATGAAAGTAGTGAACCTTGCCGGGACAACCATCGCGCATGAAGTGCTTGGTAAGGTTGGCGGGGCGAAAGTTATGCTCAAGCCTGCATCTCCCGGAACCGGTGTGATCGCGGCAGGCGGCGTGCGCGCGGTGCTCGAAGTGGCTGGCGTGCGCGACATCCTGACGAAATCTCAGGGCAGCGCGAACGTGTTGAATGTGGTGCAAGCCACGTTCGATGCGCTCGGACAATTGAAATCTCCGCAGGAGGAAGCCGCCCGACGCGGCAAGAACGTGAACGAACTTAAGCCGTTCTGGGAACGGAGGAAGCAACATGCCTAA
- the rplR gene encoding 50S ribosomal protein L18, translating to MAKNSRTMARVRRHARVRKNLAGTAQRPRLNVYKSLSAIYAQVIDDGAGRTLVSASTVDRDLREKSKGMKKSEQAKLIGQTIAERAKSKGIQSVVFDRGGFRYVGRIKALADGAREGGLQF from the coding sequence ATGGCGAAGAATTCTCGTACAATGGCACGCGTGCGTCGTCACGCGCGTGTGCGTAAGAATTTGGCGGGCACAGCCCAACGTCCGCGCTTGAACGTGTATAAAAGTCTGTCTGCGATCTACGCGCAAGTGATTGACGATGGCGCGGGGCGCACGCTGGTTTCCGCATCCACAGTGGATCGTGATTTGCGCGAAAAATCGAAAGGCATGAAAAAGTCCGAGCAGGCGAAACTGATCGGGCAGACGATTGCCGAACGCGCAAAGAGCAAGGGCATTCAATCGGTTGTTTTCGACCGCGGCGGTTTCCGTTACGTGGGTCGTATCAAGGCATTAGCAGACGGCGCGCGTGAAGGCGGTTTGCAATTTTAG
- the rplF gene encoding 50S ribosomal protein L6 translates to MSRIGRLPVAIPSGVQVNVQGSNVHVKGPKGELKRAFSPHIAISMEDGQVVVTRQSNHPAERALHGTTRALIANMVRGVSSGFEVVLEVEGVGYRAEMEGKVLALYVGYSHPVKVEPPAGISFEVDQKTRQIKVLGYDREAVGQTASEIRGMRPPEPYHGKGIHYLGEKIRRKAGKAAKGAK, encoded by the coding sequence GTGTCTCGAATTGGACGATTACCCGTGGCGATACCGAGCGGTGTGCAAGTGAATGTGCAGGGCTCGAACGTCCACGTGAAAGGACCGAAAGGCGAACTCAAGCGCGCGTTTTCTCCGCACATCGCCATCTCGATGGAGGATGGGCAGGTGGTTGTAACGCGCCAGTCGAATCATCCCGCTGAGCGCGCCTTGCACGGCACAACCCGCGCGTTGATCGCGAACATGGTGCGCGGCGTGAGTTCCGGTTTTGAAGTAGTGTTGGAAGTGGAAGGCGTGGGCTACCGCGCCGAAATGGAAGGCAAAGTACTGGCTTTATATGTCGGTTATTCGCATCCGGTAAAAGTGGAGCCGCCTGCGGGCATTTCATTTGAAGTGGATCAGAAGACTCGTCAGATTAAGGTCTTAGGTTATGACCGCGAAGCGGTTGGTCAGACCGCCTCTGAGATTCGCGGTATGCGCCCGCCGGAACCGTATCACGGCAAAGGTATTCATTACCTCGGCGAGAAGATCAGACGTAAGGCTGGTAAAGCGGCGAAAGGAGCCAAGTAA
- the rpsH gene encoding 30S ribosomal protein S8 → MSINDPIADMLTRVRNAVMSGHTLAAMPSSKLKLEIAKILKDEGFLESFEVVEGEQATQKTLRLKIKYVGERREKRPVLSGLERVSRPGRRVYTKKQDIPWVLSGIGVAILSTPKGVMTGSRARQLGVGGEILCKVW, encoded by the coding sequence ATGTCAATCAATGATCCAATCGCCGATATGTTAACCCGCGTCCGCAACGCCGTGATGTCCGGTCATACGCTCGCGGCAATGCCCAGTTCCAAGTTGAAACTGGAGATCGCGAAGATTCTCAAGGATGAAGGCTTCCTCGAAAGTTTCGAGGTGGTGGAAGGCGAGCAGGCTACACAAAAGACCCTGCGCCTGAAGATCAAATACGTGGGCGAACGACGCGAAAAACGCCCGGTTCTTTCCGGACTGGAACGCGTGAGCAGGCCGGGACGCCGCGTATACACAAAGAAGCAGGATATCCCCTGGGTGCTGTCTGGGATCGGCGTTGCCATCCTTTCGACGCCGAAAGGTGTGATGACCGGCTCGCGCGCTCGCCAGTTAGGTGTCGGCGGCGAAATCCTTTGTAAAGTGTGGTAA
- a CDS encoding type Z 30S ribosomal protein S14, with the protein MAKKNMQYRESRRAHPSQVRNRCVRCGRPRGYIRRFGLCRICFRELALQGKIPGVVKASW; encoded by the coding sequence ATGGCGAAGAAAAATATGCAATATCGAGAGTCTCGTCGGGCTCACCCCAGCCAGGTACGAAACCGTTGTGTACGTTGCGGACGCCCGCGCGGATATATCCGCCGTTTCGGTCTGTGTCGGATCTGTTTTCGCGAACTGGCATTGCAGGGCAAAATCCCCGGCGTGGTTAAGGCGTCTTGGTGA